The following coding sequences lie in one Cannabis sativa cultivar Pink pepper isolate KNU-18-1 chromosome 5, ASM2916894v1, whole genome shotgun sequence genomic window:
- the LOC133038474 gene encoding uncharacterized protein LOC133038474, translating to MIQSMHTGKFLKLQGQEAWEALEELSVNSQQWNYSEARSRANNSPKRGGKYEIKEETDLRTSFEKLARKVEALVISQTMNSHVQPKKEVCASTCHNDQSCPPFLETFSEEANALHSYGKPNDSPFSNTYNPNWRNHPNFSWRQNQPQMNQGNQFNMPNPNHAQPSQTYPPQRKPSLEDTLQQFMQSTQQIMQNQSQSIAKLETQLGQLANAVTEREKGRFPSQPVPNPKGQYEVGVPSHKEEAKSISTLRSGKQIAKPDYTPQVEKDQSQSSNTNDLSKDNDQILPSIPKAPFPQRLLPLKKGNQYSDILEVFKQVSINIPFLDAIKQIPAYSKFLKDLCTVKRNTNVPKKQLGLGELKPTSITLQLADRSVKIPRGIIEDVLIKVDKFYFPVDFIVLDTQPVENAHAQIPIILGRPFLATSNAIINCRNGVFKLSFGNMTVELNVFNVAKSVECEEIHEVNMINTENMFEMDMNESFETYAKMFGMCLNVDDFIHDVNSLLKSTPLMDTEKWKAKIEPCIPLEHVESTPEPPKLDLKPLPDTLKYAFLGESNTYPVIIASDLDEKQETKLLDILRKHKKAIGWTMGDIKGISPAVCMHRIHLEENAKPSRESQRRLNPNMKEVVRDDVIKMLDVGIIYPISDSPWVSPVQVVPKSLGSLLLKMNKMS from the exons ATGATTCAATCTATGCATACcggaaaatttttgaaattacaaGGGCAAGAGGCTTGGGAAGCTCTTGAAGAATTGTCTGTTAATTCACAACAATGGAATTattctgaggctaggtctagAGCAAATAATTCACCTAAAAGAGGAGGaaaatatgaaattaaagaagaaactGATTTGAGAAcatcttttgaaaaattagcaAGAAAAGTAGAAGCCTTAGTCATAAGTCAAACTATGAATTCTCATGTTCAACCTAAAAAAGAGGTTTGTGCTAGTACTTGTCATAATGATCAATCATGTCCTCCTTTTCTTGAAACATTTTCTGAAGAGGCTAATGCATTACATTCATATGGTAAACCAAATGATAGCCCATTTTCAAACACATACAATCCTAATTGGAGAAACCATCCCAATTTTTCATGGAGACAAAACCAACCACAAATGAACCAAGGAAACCAATTCAACATGCCAAATCCGAATCATGCCCAACCAAGTCAAACTTACCCTCCACAAAGAAAGCCTTCCTTAGAAGACACTTTACAACAATTCATGCAATCCACCCAACAAATCATGCAAAATCAGTCTCAATCCATTGCCAAACTTGAGACACAATTGGGTCAACTTGCCAATGCCGTAACTGAGAGAGAAAAAGGGAGATTTCCTAGCCAACCCGTCCCAAATCCTAAAGGCCAATATGAAGTAGGAGTCCCAAGTCATAAAGAAGAAGCTAAGTCTATTTCAACTCTTAGGTCCGGAAAACAAATTGCCAAACCCGATTACACACCTCAAGTTGAAAAAGACCAAAGCCAAAGTTCCAACACAAATGACTTATCAAAAGATAATGATCAAATTCTTCCTTCCATTCCAAAAGCTCCTTTTCCACAAAGATTACTTCCACTCAAAAAAGGCAACCAATATAGTGACATCTTAGAAGTGTTCAAACAAGTAAGTATCAACATCCCCTTCTTAGATGCCATTAAACAAATTCCTGCCTACTCCAAATTCCTGAAAGACCTTTGCACTGTTAAAAGAAACACTAATGTTCCAAAAAAG CAACTTGGTCTAGGAGAATTAAAACCAACTTCTATAACACTTCAATTAGCTGATCGTTCTGTGAAAATTCCTAGAGGTATTATAGAAGATGTTTTAATTAAAGTGGATAAGTTCTATTTTCCTGTTGATTTCATTGTTCTTGATACTCAACCTGTTGAAAATGCTCATGCTCAAATACCCATCATTTTAGGTAGACCATTTTTAGCTACATCTAATGCAATTATCAACTGTCGTAATGGTGTATTTAAATTATCTTTTGGAAACATGACTGTTGAATTGAATGTTTTTAATGTTGCTAAGTCTGTTGAGTGTGAGGAAATACATGAAGTAAACATGATTAACACGGAAAATATGTTTGAAATGGACATGAATGAATCTTTTGAAACTTATGCAAAAATGTTTGGAATGTGCTTAAATGTTGATGATTTTATTCATGATGTCAATTCTTTGCTTAAGTCTACCCCACTAATGGATACTGAAAAATGGAAAGCCAAAATTGAACCATGTATTCCATTAGAGCATGTTGAGTCAACTCCTGAACCACCAAAGTTAGATCTTAAACCTTTGCCCGACACTTTAAAATATGCATTTCTAGGAGAGTCTAACACTTATCCCGTTATCATTGCATCTGATTTAGATGAAAAACAAGAAACAAAGTTGTTAGATATCCTTAGAAAACATAAAAAGGCCATAGGTTGGACCATGGGAGACATTAAGGGAATTAGCCCAGCTGTGTGCATGCATAGAATTCATTTAGAAGAAAATGCTAAGCCCTCCCGAGAAAGTCAAAGAAGATTAAATCCAAACATGAAAGAGGTAGTAAGAGATGATGTAATTAAAATGTTAGATGTAGGGATCATTTACCCTATTTCTGACAGTCCATGGGTTAGTCCAGTTCAAGTTGTTCCAAAAAGTCTGGGATCACTGTTGTTAAAAATGAACAAAATGAGTTAA
- the LOC115715864 gene encoding RGG repeats nuclear RNA binding protein A, whose amino-acid sequence MATANPFDLLGDDDNDDLSQLIAAKLPVVAADTKKPVFPAAQPAKPAKLPSKPLPPAQSVKESRNEVGRGGGRGGGRAYGRGRGGAGGFNRDSNENSFGNNGFSGGYNRPSEEGESGKTSERRGYGAPRGAFRGGRRGGFSNGEAGEGERPRRSYERRSGTGRGNELKREGAGRGNWGTPTDEIAPEAEEPVAETEKNVDAEKPLGEEESPDANKDSPVAEPEEKEPEDKEMTLEEYEKVLEEKRKALVALKTEERKVDVKEFESMQQISCKKENHDIFIKLGSEKDKRKEAAEKEEKAKKSLTINEFLKPAEGERFYSGGRGRGRGRGSRGGYGGGYTPSNVAAPSIEDPGQFPTLGGK is encoded by the exons ATGGCAACCGCGAACCCTTTTGACCTTTTGGGTGATGATGATAACGATGACCTTTCTCAACTCATCGCCGCTAAGCTtcctgttgttgctgctgacaCCAAGAAGCCTGTCTTTCCGGCTGCTCAGCCAGCTAAGCCTGCCAAGCTTCCCTCAAAGCCTCTTCCTCCTGCCCAATCTG TGAAGGAGTCCAGGAATGAAGTTGGCCGTGGAGGTGGACGTGGTGGGGGACGTGCATATGGACGAGGTCGCGGTGGTGCTGGCGGTTTCAATCGGGATTCTAATGAGAATTCCTTTGGCAACAATGGGTTTTCTGGAGGATACAACAGACCATCTGAAGAGGGAGAATCAGGGAAAACCTCTGAAAGGCGTGGCTATGGTGCTCCCCGCGGTGCATTCCGTGGTGGACGCCGTGGTGGTTTTAGCAACGGTGAGGCTGGTGAAGGAGAACGTCCTCGAAGATCTTATGAACGTCGCAGTGGAACTGGACGTGG AAATGAGCTTAAGCGGGAAGGTGCTGGGCGTGGGAACTGGGGAACACCCACAGATGAAATTGCTCC GGAGGCTGAGGAGCCTGTTGCTGAAACTGAGAAGAATGTTGATGCTGAGAAGCCATTGGGAGAAGAGGAATCTCCTGATGCCAACAAGGATAGTCCTGTAGCTGAGCCAGAAGAGAAGGAGCCTGAGGACAAG GAAATGACCCTGGAGGAGTATGAGAAGGTACTCGAGGAGAAGAGAAAGGCTCTGGTTGCTTTGAAGACAGAGGAAAGGAAGGTTGATGTTAAAGAGTTTGAATCGATGCAGCAGATCTCATGTAAAAAGGAGAATCATGACATCTTTATCAAATTG GGATCTGAGAAGGATAAGCGCAAAGAAGCAGCTGAAAAGGAAGAGAAAGCTAAGAAG TCTCTTACCATAAATGAGTTCCTGAAGCCAGCTGAAGGTGAGAGGTTCTATTCTGGAGGCCGTGGACGTGGTCGTGGCCGTGGTTCAAGAGGTGGATATGGTGGTGGATACACTCCTAGCAACGTGGCAGCCCCATCCATTGAAGATCCCGGACAGTTCCCAACCCTTGGCGGTAAATGA